Below is a genomic region from Erigeron canadensis isolate Cc75 chromosome 7, C_canadensis_v1, whole genome shotgun sequence.
CTTGGTGAATGAGCTTGATGAAAGCTTACTGCTTGTTGGCACGAGTAAGTTTCTATAGATTCATGATTTTGTGATACATTTCTTAATGtttctatatttatatgtttgcCGCTGGTGTGTTGAAGGTGATGGAAGTGTACGCATATGGAAAGATTTTACTTCTAAGCATAATGAGAAGCTTGTAACTGCCTTCTCCGCTATTCATGGTCATAGACTTGGGGTTAGGAGTGTCAATGCGGTCTTTGATTGGCAGCAGCAGTCTGGCTATATGGTATGACCTCTGAAATCATGTTTGTCAGATCAATATTTGAGTAATATAGTTTGTGTCATCATATTTATGAAGTGTTATgtgtcaaaaaaaataaataaaaaataatggatcAACTGGCTTCGGTCTGAGCCACAATAGATGgaccttttaaaaataaagtcgGACCTATTTTGACTGCGTTATCTGACACAAACTGTGTTCATGTGGTTTTTATTGATCTCTCAAGTACCCATAGCAGTTTGGGTTCTGTAAATGGTTTAATATCATGAGCTTGATTCTATGTTTTTGTTGCAGTATGCTTCCAGTGAAATTTCTTCGACCATGGTTTGGGACCTTGATAAAGAGCAACTTTTGAGTTCTATTCCTTTAGCATCAGATTTCAGAATTTCGGCACTGGTAGGTCGACTATTTTCATCTATATAAAGAACCATCATTCTTTCTTAGTGTTGTTTACTGAGTTATATTACTTAGTTTTTATATCAATTGGGTATAGGCAGGTTAAGTTATGTTATTTAATAGTTATTTACATATTGTTTGGTGTGTAACACGTGGCTCGATAACCTAGATTTTTGTTTGATGGTCCTAGGCTGCTTCTCATGTGCATGGTGGTCAATATGCAGCTGGCTTTGTAGATGGTTCTGTCAGATTATATGATATCCGAACACCTGATGGGTAGGCATTTAAAGATATAAATTGTAAATTCATATTACGTGAACATATGATTGATAACTTTGATGTTATGTTAAATTTTCAAGTTACAAGTTTCATTATTCCATCACTGCATTGATTTTTGAACTACTTAAATAATCATCCACGTGTTATTTCAAGTCAGCTGATGTAAACAGTTAGAGTAATACCATCAACAATCCCAAGTATATATCTTGAAGTACTTGAATGATAGCTATAACTATAGTTGCATATTAATTTCTGGGTTTTAATGGTAATTTTGTTATATTCAGGCTTGTTTGTGTTACCCGAGCGCACACTTCTAGAGTAGAAAGAGTTGGCGGTATAGAACGAGTTGTGGGAATTGGCTTTCAACCTGGACTTGAACCAGCTAAGGCGAGTAAAAGCATATTTCTAGTATTTTGTTTGGTTGTACAATATTAATGGTTCTTTTGAAGGTGGAATGTGTTGATCCTACTCGGTAGTCCATATTACCTGTTTTTATCAAAACCCGATATGACCTGCGAAAAATTCTGTACATGTAGTATTTTTCTAGGCCACTGACCAGCGGTTTCATCTTGTGCACCTATTGTTCAATTACAGATTGTGAGTGCATCTCAAGCAGGAGACATCCAATTTCTTGATATCAGAAATCAAAGGGATGCCTACTTGACCATAGACGCTCATCGTGGCTCATTGACGGCTCTAGCCATTCACAGGCATGCACCCCTTATAGCCAGTGGCTCAGCCAAACAACTGATCAAGGTCTTCAATCTTGAAGGTGAACAATTGGGTACCATTCGATGCTCTCCAACTTATATGGCCCAAAAAATAGGATCCGTAAGTTGTCTAGCTTTCCATCCCTACCAAATCTTATTGGCAGCCGGAGCTGCTGATGGCTGTATTTCCATCTATGCTGATGAAATATCGCCACCAAGATAAATTGCTCATTCTGGCAGAATTCCCCTTTCATAGCCCGACTTTAATACATTGAAGAAAAGGAACAGGCTGATGGGGAGTCGAAAGCGTTGGTATGTGTCTCTATGAACGATTGAATAACACAATAGTCAAACTAatctttattgatataaaaccGTTAATTTACCAAGTAGTTTACATGGGTATATATAACCCTTTAACAGACACATAAACTATCATACCGGTTCAGTAATTGATATGACTTTTCCAAGAGACACAACCTTTCAAATTAAACTGCTGCAACAGAAATTAACTACCTTTCAGTAGTAGACTTTGACACACTAGGACCTTAACTTATATATAACACTAAATATATTTGACTTACATggattaataagttattatcCAATACTTCCCCCTAAGTTATTAATCGATGCCTTTTAATTCTTCAAGCCTTGTCATCTTTCATCTTGGGCAGGTTGTAGCAAGTCTTGGTCTCTGAACTTTGGCTTGTTCCACTTCCTCTGTGTTTGTCTTTAACATGAACTATGTGTTGAACTTCCTCGTTGATTTGAgtactttcttctttttctttttcaatctcATCTCAATCATCTTTGTCAGCTTTGTCAGCATCTTGGTTTTAAAAGGCGATAGGCGCACAAGAGCGACATGGTCCACTTCCAAAGCGCAAAGCGCAAAAACGGATAGATTTTCGCATGCAAGACACACTTTTGTCATTCCCTTGATGTGTGAACAATAACTTCTCACTATTATCTTCCTGACTTCCTTTTCTAAACTTACTCCTTTCTTCATAAGTCTTAAGTTTCATGATAATCTCTTCTAATCCAATAGAAATCTAATAATAGTTGAACTTAACTTTTCAGTCTAACAACAATAGTTTTCAAACAATTCTAACATTCCCCCAACACAAATTGCAGAAGCAAATCTAATTCATCTATCTTTTCATCCaatagatataataaaaataacaagtACTTAAAAGGCAATATTAAGCATAATAAGTTTATTATATCCTTGTTCTTTTTCCTTCTTAGGCTCCTTTTATAGAAAAGATGCCGCCTCTTTTCTATCCCCAAATAAAACTTCTCCCTTCCTTACTCTGGTTTTGATTAACGACAAAAATAGGGCAAGAATTCCCCTTTCATACTTCCGGTCTTCTAATCAAACGGTGGTGGTCTCTCTTTGCTTCTCCTGCATGCACCTCTGGAACTCCCTTCTTCTTGTTCATGATTTCACAATCAAATGAACGTTATGTAGCTTTTCTTCTCCATAGTTTTATGGTTTTCCTAAACATTAAGTTTTCTGATTCAATGTTTCTTTTAATCGAATTGTGCTCTGAGTTGATCTACTTCCGATCATATTTTCCTTCTCTTCTCTGAATCGATTATCTCCTTCTCTGGTTCGAGCCGAAGGctgtgataccactgttggtaTCTGTCCCTACGAATGGTTGAATAACGATAGTGAAACTAACATTTATCTAAATAAAACGGTTAATTTACAAAGTAGTTTACATGGGTATTTATAACCCTTCAACCGACACATGAACCATCATACCTGTTCACCAATTGGTATGACTTTTTAAATGAAACTGCTATAACCGAAATTAACTACTATTTGGTTGTAGACTTGATTCTTGACACACTAGGACCCTTAActtatatataacaccaaataTTTGACTTACATAGATTAGTAAGTTAGTACCCAATAAAAAGATATACATTCTTTAAGCTTCCTGGGTGAAGAAGGCTGCTCGTGATTCGTAAAATTGAAGTATATTTGGTGAAGGCTTCAGCAAGTAGTCCTTGTGATACATAGGTATGAAAAATGGTGTAAATATTTCATATTCCTTGGGaagttttgttttggttttaatTCTTCGTTTACAGTCCTGCTCTTAATTTGTAAAATGCTCTCCTGAAATCTTGCATTTATATACAATTGAAATACCTTGTGATTGTGTTGAGATTTTGAGTCTTAACAAATTCTTGTCTCATTTATGGATTTCTTGATGCGTATTTGGTGGCTGTAATTATTCTTGATCAATTTTAAGTATTCGATAGTTGTAGATGGAACATAAGTGGTGTATTCTTCAGTGCAAAAGAGTGGCTTATTTTTTTGTCAGGTTGAAAGATACTATTTTGTTTGGTGAATCAGGTATTAGCAGGTTGTGTAGCATATCAAAATACATGTAATATATGGTAGAATGTCAACTTTTCTAAAGTTTATATAATCATGTATTCATGTGATGACTGGTAATTGTGACTGGAACAAAATATCATTCATACAAGGATGGTAAACAGTAAATTCTATTAGTTAATGTCAACTTAGTTATTCaagtataaagataaaaatgtattttatgtATGTTTAATCGCAGACACAAGTTCATGATTATTCGGTTACATACTCACGGTAttgtttttgtcaaaaaaaatgtaatttttatttccAAAGCAGTGAACACGACATAAGGATGCTAAAATGAAACTTATTCTTCACAACTAACAAAACTAGCCCAATGTTTTTGGGGCAATTCACTTTCTGGCACCTAGCATGCCCGGCCCAGAAGTTCCAGGTGTGCCATTTGTCCTCAAGTTTCCAAGAACGTTAAGATCTTCAAAGAGTCTATATGAAGGAATATATGGGTTTAAACTCGAACCAGCTACTGAACTGTTGTTATAATATGACGGGGATGAATAATTAGAGGCGTATGGGTTACAATAGTAGCCAGGAGTTGGTGCCCATGGTGGTGGAATGTAGGTGCCTTGTTGAGTGGATTGGACCGATTGTTGTGATTCATATTCAAGTTGGGGTTGATTCTGAGCCCAAGGCACCACATAGGTATTCATTTGTTGAGCCTGTGGGAGGGTTTCTGCAGCCATTGGTGCTGGTGGTGTTTCGTTTGGGATTGATGGTGTCAATGCAAGACTCAACAGATCAATTAAATCTTCTTCTGATGCCTTTTTGCTTGGAGGAGGGAGTGGATCAGATGGAACTAGAGCCATAGACAAAGATGGGTCTGATACGGGCTTTTTGTCATACTGAGTTGCAACAGTTTGTGTTTCCTTATGCCTGCAAATAAGAATTCAAATAACAGTTTAGTCACTCAACAGATACGTTCTTATCAGCCACGCGTGGCCAGTTTTGACCCCTACTAAAAGTAACCCGTTTCAATCCCCTTGTATTGTCCCTAAACCCGCCTAATCGGACTACCGTGTCACCTTTTcaagtaatataaatataagcaACGAAAGGGGTATGATTTTAAAACTGACCTACTAGCTACTGGAGTGGAACTCTCCTGGTCTTCCTGTATTTCATTAGTTGAAGAAGACGGTGTTGGTGAAGATGCAACAGAAGTTGATTTCAGTTTGACTTCTGTAGTGTCGATTTGTTTCCCATTTGAGCGGGAAGTCATCAAATTCGGCGGCTCAACAGGAAGGGGAGAACCAGAGGCTATAGCATCATGTTTCTCAATGACATATTGAACAGCATCATTAAACTGAATCCCTTGACAAAGAATATCCTCATCACTGTACAAAACACAGAAAAGttaataaaacttaaaacaGTTTATTCGAGTTGTTTTAGATAAGATTGGCGAGTATTGTACGTTGTTGAAGCTAGCGTTTCTCCCAGTTTCTTCTGGTTTGATCGACATTGGTTATAAAGATCAACGATTATTTCATCTTTCACTGCCTACACACACGAACAATAAGTAAAAAACGAATTATATTGGATTAAAACTATAAATGAATTTGTCATCCTTAACCATACCATACGGTTTTTTGGGTCGACTGCTTGCAACATTTCAGATAAGAGATCCATAACGTCCCTCATGGACTTCAAAGTCGACAAACTATCAAAGACATCAATCAATCgatattattatcatcatttatataaataaattgtaaaactttttttagCTAAAAACTAAGTTGGGTCAATCTAACTTGGCCTGACCCATCCCGTTTATAGTCCTGTTTCTGCCACCTCTACGATAAAATACCTCACATTTTCTGTGGATTCATTCCT
It encodes:
- the LOC122609491 gene encoding TOM1-like protein 6, encoding MVCDEDILCQGIQFNDAVQYVIEKHDAIASGSPLPVEPPNLMTSRSNGKQIDTTEVKLKSTSVASSPTPSSSTNEIQEDQESSTPVASRHKETQTVATQYDKKPVSDPSLSMALVPSDPLPPPSKKASEEDLIDLLSLALTPSIPNETPPAPMAAETLPQAQQMNTYVVPWAQNQPQLEYESQQSVQSTQQGTYIPPPWAPTPGYYCNPYASNYSSPSYYNNSSVAGSSLNPYIPSYRLFEDLNVLGNLRTNGTPGTSGPGMLGARK